Part of the Capsicum annuum cultivar UCD-10X-F1 chromosome 12, UCD10Xv1.1, whole genome shotgun sequence genome is shown below.
GTGATACATTATCCTACTAATGATCCTATATGATAGAGTCCATAACCCATAATTGCTTTTTTCATCCAAAAACCCAATAAGTAGATTGATAGCTCAGTAAccaaattgagtacccctatatgAAATGAAATGATGTTAAAGGGACGTcatgcaatttcaccaactctctaaggtagagtctatagcataatcctcagctgaatctGAAATGTTAACTGAGTTTGCAGTAGGTGAACTTACTCGCATAATATATGCAAAATCGTAAGTGTCCTCCAATAAGTTATacttatccaatttttttttgggCCTACCCTATTGAAAATACATTATTACTAACAAATAATAACTTTGTACAAGTACTATAGATAGATCAACTTGTCAATgttataataacaaaaaaaactgTACAAGTATTATAGAAACAACAAGATATAAAGGAAGTATCATCATTAATCATATCAATTCTTCAAAAGTATTTTTTGGTGAACAGAATATGATAATATCATCATTATCTTCTTGAGGCAACTCAAAAGtaacctttttcttcaatttcccaCTTTGTGTTCTACTCATCAacccttcttctttttcttcttcttcttcaccaataatattattattaatctcctcaatttttctaactctttctgAGAAACTAATTCTTGGAGTACCAAACAAGTCCTTATTCATCATGGCTTCTGGTGATGAAAAGCTAATTCTTGGTGTATAAAATTTGGAATTATTAACTTGATCATGATGACATGGTGATGAAGATACATAAATCCCTTTACTAATTTTAGGGTTATTTATGTTATTTGGTGAATCCAAAAAACATTGGTTTAAAGATTTTCCTTGATGAATAAGAGTACTATTAgtactatttttactttttggttgatgaatttctgaattttttttgtgGAGACAACAAAGATTTGAACCCATAATTGAGATATATGTTTTTAttcttgcaaaaaaaaaaatatcatacgAAAAAATAAAGGGGATATGAAATAACCATAATGAATGCCTCGAATGGACGTTAAATGATTGATATTATCGCCTTCAGaccaaaactttttattttagaaGGCGAATCTATCAAAGTTGATCAAATTACAAAATTGTCATATTTTGGATATTTAGGGTGAGAAATGGGGTGAATTATATTTTGTAGAGGGGTTTTTAAGGTTTTTAAAAGTGGAGGAACCTAAGATAGAAGTATTATTTTATGTTCTATGTTGGCTTAGTTATTGTCATAGTTTAATTTGGTGTTGTTATAAAAACATAGTAGTTGataatagtattattttatgttttataatgGCTTAGTTATTGTCATAGTTTAATTTAGTGTTATTATAAGAAGATAGTCGTTGATAATTCGTTGGTCAGACTAATTCTAATTCGTGTCAGATAAGATTAATGAGAGGAAAGGGGAAATAAAGCACTCCTCGTCAAGATGTTTTTCTTTGTCAAGTAAATACATCAGACACGAGAAATTTAATTTACCTATTATGGTAATAGGTAGAGCTGTCAGTACGGGTTGGCCCAGCCCATACGGGCTTTGAGTTTGATGGGTCAGGTTGGGCTGGCCCATTTACATGACGGGCTAAAAAATACCAAGCTCACGCTATTACCCTATGGGCTGCGGGCCTCATGGgtcagcccactttttaaaaaataatattttataatttaattttatactgttaataaacataaatatttatcacaAAATAACACATAGTATTAATGTTTGTTAATCAAAAGGGAGCCAGAGCTCGAATCACCCAAAGTAGGAAGAAAACGAAGCGGTGACACTACTGAATCAAAAACATCACGGTTGAAAGCAAATGGCGCGTTGAGGGAGATATAGTAAAGAGGAGGCGGCTAGCTGAACTAAGGAAATTAGGAAAGTGAAGAGTACAATGTACTCTTTATGTTTTAGTGgtagatatttaattattttattatttattaaataggaAAGTAGGAAACTTTCTCGTTTCCATTTTCTTTGTTAATGGAACCGGTCAATGGTTATCATTAGACTTGAttgttttttaactcttttattattttttagtattttattttatttttaaattatttattatttaactgACGGACCAGCCCAcgggctagcccaacccacattcCTCAAGCCCTACGGGCCATGGGCTTATTCCCGCCGGGATAAAAAGCCATATTCTTAAATGAGCTgcaaaaattaaaacccaccccaTCAAATTACAGGTCGGGCCAGGCTGGCCCATCGGTCCTTGACCCCATATTGACGACTCTAGTAATACGGGTACTATAGTAAACTAGACATTTAATTAAGGTAAATTAaacatttaattaattatttttcttaattaatgtgctACCTCAATTTGAAacgaagaaaatattttaattctcaAATAAGTAATTTTATAACAACAATTTCAAACAACATCTTAATTTTCTTTAGGAAATTACGAAATCCGATTGTCgccattgaataataataaattaatggcTTATGCGTTATCAAAATCCCTAAGATTTTTTGTATATAAGGTAGGCAAACAACTAACCATCACTCACATGGTTCTCTTTGCTTTCTATGTGTCATTCCAACTCTTCTCACCTATCTATTTCACTCTACCTATGCTTATCTTCTCaactcaatttttcaattgtcaCAAAGCATTTCCAAtgttttgtttactttttttttttttcctaatatctCTCTTTAGTTTGTTATTTTCATATATAGAACAAGGTCTATTCTAATTTTGAATAGATCTTCATATATGTTACAATAATAAAGCTATTAAAGATCTTTTTGCTAATACCTCTTTTGCTTAATTATTTTCGTATATAAATCAAAGTCTATTATATTATACTCGCTACATAGCTTTTGTGACATAACATAGTGTTTTATTTTTGCGGCTAATCTCTTGtgaatattttgtatatttatagtGGCCAAGATTAATTCCAAGTTAATAAGAAGTTACTTATTTATTTACAATACAATCTCTTGGATTATGTTGCATAAAATTTTATCAACTAATATTAATATAtaagtatttaaattttttaatattatctaATATAAATAGTTATTTGATTGATCTAAGTTCATGcgatttattaattaaaaaaataattttaatttattttattatttattaattaattattaatattttgatcAATTGTTGAATAAAATCAATTGAAAGAAGATTTTTTTGGCCTCAACGTGGCTACTTTATAGGAATCGCTTTTTATGAAAGTTTGATCTCTTCAAAATCACTTACTTATTAGTTTCTTATGTATGATCGAgacactttttctttctttaggtTATCATGTACAATCTTGTAATCTTACTTATTATTTGTATCATTGTTTTCCATCATTTCATaatgttttgttttgttgatacaatgtttggataaaTTATATCTATTGTTTAATACtttctccatttcattttatgtgtgtcgttttctttttagttcgttcccaaaaaaatgttatatttccttatttggtaactatttaatggTAACATTCTCATTTTAGTCTTATCGGGACCCACTTAACAAGAAAAGACAGTTAAAAAGTAAACTTTAAGAGGGGCAATTTTTTAAACTTTACAAAGTTATTACCCATTTTTTAAACTCTGTGTCTGGTCAAaagacgacacataaaatgaaacggagggagtaattagCTTTATAGTTTGGTTTGGCTATATTTTTCCTTGTAAGTGAGTGTcgatgatttttcaaaaaatcgATGTGCTAATATAGACCGAAAGTTTACAGAGGGGAAAGAGTCAGAAATATACTTAAACTTTgacgaaatttgttgtaacaagCCTTAATTTTGCGACGGTCTTGTGATCTTCTCGATTATTTATTAccatatttctatagcatatatTTGCCTACCTAGGTCATTTCAGACTCTTGTGCGTCAGTGCACGTGTATTCACGCAGTGATCCAACTAGGCAAATATATATTATAGAAATACGGTAATGTCCACCTCGACTATTTCAGACGCTTGTGCATCAATGCGCGTGTATTCACATAGTGATCCAGCTAAGCAAATATATGTTATAGAAATACGCTAATGTCCACCTCAACCATTTCAGACTCTTGCACGCCAGTGCAAGTGTATTCACGCAGTGGTTCAGCTAGGCAAATATACGTTACAGAAATACGATAATTAATAGTCCAGCAAATAACCATATAATGGATACCTCAAATGGACGTTAAATTGTTGATATTATTGCCTTCGAACCAGAACTTTTTGTTTTCGAAGGCGAATCTATcaaattttatcaaattacaaAATTATCATATGTTGGATATTTAGGGTGAGAAATAGGGTGAATTATATTTTGGAGAGGGGGTTTTAAGGTTTTTAAAAGTGGAGGAACGTAAGATAGAagtattattttatgttcaaTGTTGGCTTAGTAATTGTCATAGTTTAATTTGGTGTTATTATAAGAACATACTAGTTGCTATCATAATTCTCTGTTCTGACTAATTCTTATTCGTGTTAGATAAAATTAATGAGAAGAAAGGGGGAGTAAAGCACTCCTCGTCAAGACATTTTTCTTTGTCAAGTAAATACATTAAATACGAGAAAGTATTTACATACTATTATTTGTGTATGATTTAGCGATTgcgattttataaaaaaaaaaagagtgaaaaagtgAATCTAAGAAACAAGAAAGTGATGGTAGCTAGAACCAAGAAAATTTTCTAGACTATATCAACCCCTAAATTAGAATGTACACTACTAGAAATTAGTATTTTTTCGACAGTTATTGTAATCGAAAAATAAGGTATTTTTAACAACCTTCCAACTATTTCATGGCAGTCGGAATATAGCTTGtcggaaaaatatttttgactataGTGGTAGGAagattaatacactaattaaaaataattatttaataattataactattccgactactgtagtcagaaaACTAAGATATTAACATTAGCTACTAGTTTAATAAATTTGTGAAAATTAGATATAGCTTAAATAGTATGGTGAAAATTGGTTATTGGGTACAATTTTTATCGTAGACAATTTTTATCAAGTCGGAATGCTTATCGACCATTAAATTCACTGCATCTGTAATATTTATCCTGACCCACAAACACAAATCTGATTCACTTAGTGATTAATGGGAGCTTTTTTTTTGGTTGAGCCGGttactttttctttaatagtAATCTCTCATTTACATTGTCGAGATACTTAAATAACTATATCATATATTAAAAATGGAGAGTGCTTTTATTTGAACTTTTCGATCTGTTTGATAGAAACTTGAGAaaattctatataataataaatatagataagtGAAATACATAATGTATCATTCGATTAAcgataatttttgaaataatagattATCCCTTAAAAAGGGAATTAGCAATTGGGCTGATCTCTACTACCATATAATTTACTTTTAGCTACATGCTTCAACATATATAGTTTTTGGATCAGTTTGCACGTAATTAATATTATgaaatttaaacttaaaatttcataattttcagtTACTTAATGTTATACTTGCTTTATACTTTGTATACCTTATGTACTTGCACAATTTCCACTACATATTTTTGGacttatttatttcatataatagCTCACATGTAAtcacaaatatttatttatttattaggtaTCCATGCAGTAGGGAAATCATGAACTTAGCTTTATTAATCACTTGAGATTCAACGTATCTAGACAAAATTTCAAGTTCATTGAATTTATCTATATATCTAAATTAGgctaaaaccaaaaaaaaaaaaaatcaattgttATTTTAGTACAAGCATTACGTCTTCGAATTTTTGCATCTATGActatatagtattttttttgggggggcaAATGTACTTGTGTATAATGAATTTATCTTATTCATTACTTGACGGAGGTTGattcagaatttaaaatttataacaaCGAATTTAACTTAATGGTATAGTAATTATCGGGTttattgttaaatatttttaaaattttagtgaATTGCTTAATAGATATATAGAGAATTTGAACAAAAGTTATTGAGTTTGTGTGAAAGCACAATCGGCTTTCTTTATATATGTTGTCATTTTAAAATTACCaaatggttggtatattggtctTTTGGTGAATTTAAAACTTTGAttttatgagttttgaattttataaTGCTGATTTTGAAAGGTTAATTActatgttttaaatttaaaatttaaaactgaattcAATTGAACTCATATGTTGCCTTCTAGCTCCACCATACTccattttccttcaaattttttgatGACATTGTTAGAGTTTGTAATCCAAACTCCGTTGATCCGGCTCTAAAAAGTtcgcggtgcgacccatgttgtatgtttttgggcctaggattTATTTGTACACTCGTTAAGTGCAACTAGTGGgttgttttttgttgtttagaAAATACGTCATTCTACTTATTGTACTCCTCTCCGTTATAGTGaaattcctctgcctctgcccgtgatTTTTTCGGCAAggatttccacgtaaatctgtgtgttcatcttgtttttctttattgCTTATTCTGTTCGATCATAACAGACATATATCACCATATCACCAAGGTGTAGTAACTATGAAAGCACAGGTTCGAGCCCTGagtatgaaaaaattcttgatagAGATTAGTGCTTTCCTCGAATGGGCCCTACACGACGCGAATTTAGACTAATCGAATTTCAATACGAATATTCAACTTTGTCCCTTTTCAAGTCATAACTATCTCAATCTTGACTCAATAATGAAAACATCTATGGTCCCTAtggtgtcatttttttttttctaatcatTCTCATGAATATTGAACGAATCAAGAATATATTATAATTTGTTGTCTAAGATATTTAATTCATTACTCATTTAGACTCGACTTAAGAAAAACCGTTCCTTAACAAAAATCGAAGCGAAAACCACATGGTtgaagaatattttatttatatgcaGAATATTGCAAAATTAGTTTAGAGATTTCATAATACTTAGACCTTTTTACTCGTTCGGTACTCAGGGGCTCAGTGTCGGAGCTAGAATTTTCACtgagggggttcagaagtaaatatacgaactagtggaagggggttcaacatctcctatatatatacataaaaatatttttgaccatgtaaaaatagtataattttccgacgaagggggTTCGGACGAAACCCCTGAATTGTATGTAGATCTGCCCCTGTCAGGGGCGAACCTACATATATTTTTGGGGTGCTCCATCACCCAGTAAACTCGATGcgaaataggtataattacataaaaaatatacgaaaataggtataaaacatataaatgcACCCATTAAAACAAAAGTTGGTTAGATGCACTGACATTTAAGCTGATCTTAAGCTTCTCCACTAAAGGAATGTCCCGGGTTTGAACCTTGTTgcgatgattttttatttttttcagctttttaatttttttaagtaccCACAATCCTTAAATCCCGAGTTTACCGCTGTCGGTACTCATTTAGACTCGACTAAAGAAAAATCGCTCCCTAACAAAAACTCGAAATTATAACCACCTGTTGgtggaatattttatttttatgcgGAGAACAGTTTATTATTGGATTATCcctcaaataaatataaaacttagCTAAAAATGAACTTGTTCGTACATTATGTCTACATACATTTAATCATTCACCTTATTCCAAATTAGTGTGTAATATTCGAATCTATACTTTATAGtaaaataaattagttatatatatgtgtgtgtaactTTATCAACATAATGTCTTCATCTTTActctaaacaaaagaaaaaaaattagtcatttaatctCTGTGAACATTTTCCCTTCATGATTGCGACATTAGTACTACTCATAAATATTTGATTCATATTTAAAATTCGAATCGTATtcgaattaaaaataaaaatttggatCAAAAGAAATGGCAAGATTCGTACCGATGAAGTTTAAGAGAGTAACAGAGGCATTTGATGAGGTAGCAAAAGCAAGAATACGCGAAAATAGCGGCAGCGAGCACTCTCCGGCCTCGGAGAGCGTGATGAATTTATCGGAGCTCGTAAATTCTTTTTTAGAAGGAGAGGTAATCGTTGACGATAAATTAACAGAGATTACTGATGTAAAtgttgatgataataataataattgcttCGATGAATCGAAGATTAAGGAAAATTTGAAGGATTTGTTTGATTGTGATGATGGTTCGAAGAGACGTATTATTAATGCTGTGAAAAATGCATtggatgatgatgaagaaaatgagCGGAGTTCGATAGAGTTTAAACGGAGGTTGATGAGTCGATTGCGCGATCGTGGCTTCGATGTtggtaagtatttatttttttttaaaatagacttTATGAActtagagataaaaaaaaaaaaaaaaaaaggaattagcAATGAACAAGTTTGATAGTTAAACAATAAATTAATTAagatttattgattattttatttaggtTAGAGGGCTAATACGCGTGGGTGAGTCGTAGCCAATAGATAAGTGTGCTTTGGGTAGCCTTGCTAGTAGTCGTAGCGTTTTGCACATAGGTTGGATTCTCTAGTTAGGAGAGCTGGTGAGGTGGGTGCTTGCGGTTTGATAGGGTATAGTACTATTTTGTGggcattttatttctattatttcatcttgtttcatgttcTATTACTACTTTATTTactgtttttttgttttgagcgGGGTTCTATCGAAAATAGCTTGTATACTTCTTCGAAGGTGGTGGTATGAACTTAGTGGCGGAGCCAGACTTTGTTTAAAAagcaaagaaaataaagcactgtTGCACCTGCCAAAGTTCGAACCTGGGTTGTTGATGCagaaatgcacactcttgaccactgAACTATGCTTCTTtagcttgtcaagggtgtgcaacaacatgtatataaccataaatatcgatatttaacctatatactcgaaaaaaATTCCGatgaagggtgttcatctgaccacccttcgttgGCTGTGGTTTCGCCActgtatggactgcgtacattttaccacACTGAATATGTTATTGCTGTTGTTTTTGTAAGTGATCGTTCGGGCTTAATAATGAAATTAGCAATAAAATTTGTAGCTAAAAGGTGCTTTATATTTCCTCCATTCATTTTTATTCGCTTCTCGAGCATCAAACTATACGtgctttgatcaatattttaagagtCAATTTTTCTCTGAAGATTAGTCAGGTTGACTTTCATGAGGCAAAACGTGACAACTAACGTGAATAAAAGTGTGTAATTATGAAATTACTGACACGAAAAATAAAGGAGGTTATCTATATTACGATATGTTAAGATGCATTATCGATGTATATAATAAGTTATTAAATCTTTGATATATCTAACTTATTTTGTGTAATTTAACCTTTTACAGGATTGTGCAAGTCGAAGTGGGAGAAAGCTAGCAATCGTACATCAGGAAGTTACGAGTATATCGACGTTAACATGTCGAGTAATCGTTACATAATCGAGGTTTCATTAGCCGGAGAATTTGAAATTGCACGCGCAACGCGTTGCTACGCAAAGTTGCTAGATATTTTCCCTAATGTTTTTGTTGGTAAAGTGGAAGAGTTGAAGCAAGTTGTGAGAATTATGAGTAGAGCTAtgaagaaatcaatgaagaaaatgGATATTTATGTGCCACCATGGAGAAGACTTGGTTATATGGAAGCTAAATGGTTTGGATCTTATAAGAGAACAACAaatgaaaattatcaaaagattaattttgatttaatgaaGAAGAGAGATGTTGGATTTGTGCCGATTATTCGATCGTCGGAACCAGAAGTTGAAATTTCGGTAGATAGAGATCCTGTGAAAACTTCTTTTGAGGAATGGGTTAGACCGGGTCGTTTTTCAAGAGCAATAGCTGAAGGGTCTGATACTACCACTTGGATCTGGAACCTACATGCTGATGCTCACGATTTTGATAGTCATCATACCAGAGTATTCAATTGTAGAGGGAATATTGTTGCTTCTAATAGTGGCATTAAAATTGGAAATTTGGCTGCAGCATTGAATGGATAATATCATGAAGTTTAATCGAAGGTTTGGGCTCGAGTCTATGATATCAGATCGATTACCTTTTTGAGGGAGCGATAAATTTAGTCAGATACCAATACAGATGCCGGACGCTTGGTGTgggaaccaaaaaaaaaagatggatagTAATATAAGTTTGTTTCATTTGTTAAGAATTAGAAAGACATTCTTGTGTAGGCAATTAGCTTGATTGTGTGTGGAGTTTAATTTGGGaagttaaattatattatttattggtggaggaaaaaaaaattatatttatccaAGTAGTTGTGGTTGAGGGTTTTAATTTGTATATAGTTATGTACTTATACATGTTGATGATTcatatattttgttttcttgaattaCATATTATATACTGAGAACACAAGAACCAAatctatgtttttattctttatatttttttatttgagcatatatatatatatatctcggTTAAGAACTAccacattcaaaagttgaagatgacggagatgagaatgttgtgatggatgtgtgaACATACTAAGAAAGATAGGATGAGAAATGAGATTTTATTCGGCAGAAGGTGAGAGTTtcctcggtggaggacaagatgcgagaagtgataTTGCattggttcgggcacgtgataAGGAGGAGcattgatgctccagtgcggatgGTTTTATGCGGTGTAgaggtagactgaagaaatattggaaggaggtgattagacatgatatggagcaattacagtttatggaggacatgacccttgataggaaagtgcggaggatgcggattaggacAGAAAGTTAGGGGGTGAGAGTGCATCGGAAATAGTAGAGGAGCGTTttttgtgtctgaagtttcttgttcgtggtgttatgtctgtagtattatcttgtgactagcggtgttagtttattttgcatactgtactagtttatatgcacttatcttttgtgtttggtatACTATTATCGGTCTAagatctatcgaaaacagtctctacTTCaccagaggtagtggtatggtctgcgcaCACTCTACCCTTCCTAAACCCCACTGTGTgagaatatactaggtatgttgatGTTGGTGTTAGAACTTCCAACAAGTATGGTGATTTTGTTGGTTaattgttgattttgatatattatggGGTAGGCAAGTAAATGACGAAGATTAAAGTTCGAGCAAGTCCACTGAAAAGTGATGTAAACAAGTTAATATTATAGATAAAAGGTTctatattctaaaaaaaaaaaggtttattgaactcttgataaattatttatataaattaaataaatttttgaatacaaatataaaatttgaatacaAAACTCTAGCCGCAGATTGACAAGGTTAAGCATTGGTAGTAGCATATGGCATCAATTTCAAACCGTAGAAAGAGTCTCTTATCCTCTTACAAATAAGAGCGGAGGTAGGAGGTTCATCTGAAATCATTTCAACGAAAAAATACatcatttatacatgattaaaattattttttatgaatttataataaatattaaaccCCTTCGACTAAATTTTCTTAAACCCCTTAATTAAAATTCTGACAGGCTTTAGGTATGCTGCATAGTGCATAGATTAAACTTGTGGCCCTTCTTCAAACTTCGCACACAGCAAAAGTTTTAATGCATCGAgcaactttttttgtttttgttcttttagCCATACTAGCTATATTTCTAGGTGATGTAACCCTCTTCAAGCTATATAAAGTACATAGACAACCCTTAAAAGTTACAACAATTTTCACTCAAACAATTGACTACTAACCCAACATAGAATGGAATTACAAGATCAAATACAAAACAATTAACTCTATGGAAAAACACAAGACGATATTATTAGCCAAAAAATTACTTCAAAAATATCGAGTCAAAACTCGTCGTTTCAATTTGACGTGAAGAATACAATTATCTCGCAAAAATGTATAGTATTTTAACCCCTGGGTGCATTACATAAATTGTGTCCTACTATTTGCACAAAAATGTATTGTTTTGATAAAGAACAAGCAAGCTTTGCCAAAACATAATCAATGTCAACATATATCACCAATAAAGAAAATCGGGCGCTTGACAACATTAAAGGTAATACTAATGAATACACAAGTCACACAATCGAAATACTCAAGgcaaaaaaattgtattttgtttGTGCTGTAAGCACCTATAGACGCACACTGCCGGTACAGAGGCAGTGAGCCTGGAAAGTGCATAGGTATATTGATTTAAGACAAGGGTCTCTTAGAAAGGCTAAATTCTATGCCTTTCCATTTTCTCCCCTTCTCATCAAGCAGacaaatacatacacacacaGTAAGTTCAGCAGTCAGATAAGCTGTCATAGATCGACCAATGACACAAACGTAGAAGAGATGAGTCATAAATATCAAGCAATATGTTAGTAGTTCGGTAAGCAGATATGCTGATTGATCGCAGCAACCGGCCAGTTAACTTCTCAGATAAAAATCTATTGCTACAGCCACAGTGGCAGTCAAGATTCAAGGGTATTCAACTTCACCCTACTCTTGGTACAATGTAGCTTTCAATAAACTAAACACTGCTCAAGCATTTACCTTAACAAACAAAATACCAGGACAAATTTAAAGAGAGATCTCATATTGCATATTTCATCTTAAGATGTTTATAACCAACAAAATCttcaat
Proteins encoded:
- the LOC107849634 gene encoding uncharacterized protein LOC107849634, with the translated sequence MARFVPMKFKRVTEAFDEVAKARIRENSGSEHSPASESVMNLSELVNSFLEGEVIVDDKLTEITDVNVDDNNNNCFDESKIKENLKDLFDCDDGSKRRIINAVKNALDDDEENERSSIEFKRRLMSRLRDRGFDVGLCKSKWEKASNRTSGSYEYIDVNMSSNRYIIEVSLAGEFEIARATRCYAKLLDIFPNVFVGKVEELKQVVRIMSRAMKKSMKKMDIYVPPWRRLGYMEAKWFGSYKRTTNENYQKINFDLMKKRDVGFVPIIRSSEPEVEISVDRDPVKTSFEEWVRPGRFSRAIAEGSDTTTWIWNLHADAHDFDSHHTRVFNCRGNIVASNSGIKIGNLAAALNG